A stretch of the Neptunomonas phycophila genome encodes the following:
- a CDS encoding VWA domain-containing protein, with protein sequence MFSNSLFASFHFQQPLWLLLFPLLLGMGYLWKRSHEGKDHWSQVCDPELLPILLSQGDQISSSKQGITKVALPVTTLIVSALLAVAAAQPVWKKQPVPAFKQGGAVVIALDLSASMLATDLKPTRLQRARFKIEDLIQRLPDSQIALLVYAGDAFAVTPLTQDTNTILAQLPVMEPSIMPAPGNRADIAIRKANDMLTQAGIQQGNILLVSDEVDPAQVAAQATSVAQQGRTLSILAVGTQQGAPIPTQAGPMRDNSGQVIVARTDVSAMREAAALGGGSAYQLVANDSDITQLVSRFEAERQAATELNQKDAGKVDIWIAEGPWFALLALPFLLPLFRRGFLNILLPAVFISLMATHVSPVHAGVWQDLWQTPDQQAQAAYKQGDKEAAAQQFLDPRWKQVAEYESSNYEAALNSLTQPETATDWYNRGNILAKMGDVDSAIDAYNNALALLPNFEDAAYNKEQLEKLKEQQKQQQEQQQDQQQDSSGQNQQGEAGQQNQEPSNSASEQQNSDQASDSQEQQSDEQSGEASSSSTQASGNSDQQPPQTSKNSKAGEEAEGASGEQEPAEPQPASEQSEQALAQQQQQASEYLKEQVDKAEQGTQDESHAAALSDTQPIDESEQARQQLINRIVDDPAGLWRRKFLYQYRQDEPKETGGKTW encoded by the coding sequence ATGTTCTCGAATAGCCTCTTTGCATCATTTCACTTTCAGCAGCCGCTATGGTTATTGCTATTTCCACTATTGCTTGGGATGGGTTATTTGTGGAAACGCTCTCATGAAGGGAAGGACCATTGGTCGCAAGTATGTGATCCTGAGCTGTTACCTATTTTGCTATCGCAAGGCGATCAAATATCATCTTCCAAACAGGGGATAACCAAGGTTGCATTACCAGTAACCACGCTGATTGTAAGTGCGTTATTGGCTGTCGCCGCGGCTCAGCCAGTATGGAAGAAACAGCCTGTGCCTGCTTTTAAACAGGGTGGAGCCGTTGTTATCGCGTTGGATTTATCAGCTTCGATGCTTGCCACGGATTTAAAACCCACCCGTTTGCAACGTGCTCGTTTTAAAATTGAGGATTTAATTCAGCGCTTGCCTGATAGTCAGATAGCCTTGCTGGTATATGCAGGTGATGCTTTTGCCGTTACGCCCTTGACTCAGGATACCAATACCATTTTGGCTCAACTACCCGTGATGGAGCCGAGTATCATGCCTGCACCGGGCAATCGCGCGGATATAGCCATTCGAAAAGCGAATGATATGCTGACACAGGCTGGCATACAGCAAGGCAATATTCTGTTAGTGAGCGACGAAGTTGATCCGGCGCAGGTAGCGGCTCAAGCCACGAGTGTAGCTCAGCAAGGCAGGACGTTATCCATTTTAGCGGTAGGCACCCAGCAAGGAGCGCCAATCCCTACTCAGGCTGGGCCAATGAGGGATAATTCCGGGCAGGTTATTGTTGCGCGCACAGACGTGTCTGCCATGCGAGAAGCCGCCGCGTTAGGAGGGGGAAGTGCCTATCAATTGGTTGCCAACGATTCGGATATTACCCAGTTGGTTAGTCGTTTCGAGGCAGAGCGACAAGCCGCAACAGAACTGAATCAAAAGGATGCCGGAAAAGTCGATATTTGGATTGCAGAGGGCCCCTGGTTTGCCTTGTTGGCTTTACCGTTTCTATTGCCTTTATTCCGTCGTGGTTTTCTCAATATACTGCTACCGGCAGTATTTATCAGCTTAATGGCGACCCATGTGTCGCCTGTGCATGCTGGCGTATGGCAGGATTTATGGCAGACTCCCGATCAGCAGGCGCAAGCGGCCTATAAACAAGGCGATAAAGAAGCCGCGGCTCAACAGTTCTTAGACCCGCGCTGGAAGCAGGTCGCTGAATACGAATCCAGCAATTATGAAGCAGCTCTAAACAGCTTAACTCAACCTGAAACGGCAACTGACTGGTATAACCGGGGTAATATACTGGCTAAAATGGGCGATGTTGATTCTGCTATTGATGCTTACAATAACGCACTAGCATTACTGCCAAATTTTGAGGATGCAGCCTACAACAAGGAGCAACTCGAAAAGTTAAAAGAACAGCAAAAGCAGCAGCAGGAGCAGCAACAAGACCAGCAACAAGACTCTAGCGGACAAAATCAGCAAGGCGAGGCAGGCCAGCAAAACCAAGAGCCGTCTAACTCAGCCTCAGAGCAACAAAATTCAGATCAAGCGTCCGATTCTCAAGAACAGCAAAGCGATGAGCAATCGGGGGAGGCATCATCTTCGTCGACTCAGGCTTCCGGAAATTCTGATCAGCAACCCCCTCAAACGTCCAAAAACTCGAAAGCGGGGGAGGAAGCTGAAGGTGCCTCAGGCGAACAAGAACCGGCTGAACCGCAGCCCGCTTCAGAGCAGTCCGAACAAGCGTTAGCTCAGCAGCAGCAACAAGCTTCAGAATACCTAAAGGAACAAGTGGATAAAGCAGAGCAGGGAACACAGGATGAGTCTCATGCAGCCGCTTTGTCTGATACTCAGCCAATTGATGAATCCGAACAAGCTCGTCAACAGTTGATCAATCGCATAGTGGATGATCCTGCTGGTTTATGGCGTCGTAAGTTTTTATATCAGTACCGTCAAGACGAGCCAAAAGAGACAGGGGGTAAAACATGGTAA
- a CDS encoding S-(hydroxymethyl)glutathione dehydrogenase/class III alcohol dehydrogenase — MTNGVITCKAAVAWGPKEPLSIENVEVMPPQKGEVRVRIVATGVCHTDAFTLSGEDPEGIFPAILGHEGGGIVESVGEGVTSVAVGDHVIPLYTPECGECKFCTSGKTNLCQKIRETQGKGLMPDGTTRFSVDGKPVYHYMGCSTFSEYTVLPEISLAKVNKTAPLEEICLLGCGVTTGMGAVMNTAKVKEGDTVAVFGLGGIGLSAVIGAAMAKASRIIAIDINESKFDLARKLGATDCINPKEYDKPIQEVIVELTDGGVDFSFECIGNVNVMRSALECCHKGWGESVIIGVAGAGQEISTRPFQLVTGRVWRGTAFGGVKGRSELPDYVERYLAGEFKLDDFITHTMALEGINEAFDLMHEGKSIRTVIHY, encoded by the coding sequence ATGACGAACGGAGTAATTACGTGTAAAGCGGCTGTAGCTTGGGGGCCAAAAGAGCCACTTTCCATTGAGAATGTAGAGGTGATGCCACCACAAAAAGGTGAGGTACGTGTTCGTATCGTAGCCACGGGTGTTTGTCACACTGATGCGTTTACTTTATCTGGAGAAGATCCAGAAGGTATCTTCCCTGCGATTTTAGGCCACGAAGGCGGTGGTATTGTGGAATCAGTGGGTGAAGGCGTAACCAGTGTTGCTGTTGGCGACCATGTTATTCCGCTGTACACGCCTGAATGCGGTGAGTGTAAATTCTGTACCTCGGGTAAAACTAACTTGTGTCAAAAAATCCGCGAAACGCAAGGTAAAGGCTTGATGCCTGACGGGACTACTCGTTTCTCGGTCGATGGTAAACCCGTATACCACTACATGGGATGTTCTACGTTCTCTGAGTACACGGTTTTACCTGAAATTTCGCTGGCTAAGGTGAATAAAACGGCACCTTTAGAGGAAATTTGCTTGCTCGGTTGTGGTGTAACAACGGGCATGGGAGCGGTTATGAACACCGCTAAAGTTAAAGAAGGCGATACGGTTGCTGTATTTGGGTTAGGCGGAATTGGTTTGTCGGCGGTTATCGGTGCTGCCATGGCAAAAGCGAGTCGTATTATAGCGATCGATATTAATGAGAGTAAGTTTGATTTAGCCCGCAAGCTAGGCGCCACTGATTGCATCAACCCGAAAGAGTATGACAAACCGATTCAGGAAGTCATTGTTGAATTGACAGATGGTGGTGTGGATTTCTCATTTGAATGTATTGGTAACGTGAATGTAATGCGCTCAGCATTAGAGTGCTGCCATAAAGGGTGGGGCGAGTCGGTCATCATTGGTGTAGCCGGTGCTGGTCAAGAAATCTCGACACGTCCATTCCAGTTGGTAACAGGTCGTGTTTGGCGTGGTACCGCCTTTGGTGGAGTTAAAGGTCGTTCCGAATTACCGGATTATGTAGAACGCTATCTGGCGGGTGAATTTAAGCTAGACGATTTTATTACGCATACCATGGCTCTAGAGGGTATCAATGAAGCCTTTGACTTAATGCACGAAGGTAAAAGCATCCGCACGGTTATCCATTACTAA
- a CDS encoding DUF58 domain-containing protein, with the protein MFVGDKTPRPVPHKRHVVSLDELINLRYWPPARGHSRERMAIREGHHLSHIRGRGMEFDDVREYQPGDDIRHLDWRLMARTGEAHTKLYREERERPVFVLVDLRSPMYFATQGHFKSVLACYAATMVMWTTLANGDRIGGQLLGTEQSTIFKPSNNRQQVMRMVSALAEASSQRPTSHSLTSLSSALAQAESYLPSGTLVYLFSDFHDVDEAAQQHLMRLAQRCELKLVLISDPLEQRLPEGKPYRFLGEGQEITVNPNAKQQARYVNQFEERVQRLDYVHHLRGVEFAHWQTHQHPLFASPTAKEGR; encoded by the coding sequence ATGTTTGTTGGTGATAAAACACCTCGACCAGTACCGCATAAGCGACATGTTGTCTCGTTGGATGAGCTGATTAATTTGCGATACTGGCCTCCTGCTCGTGGGCATAGCCGTGAGCGTATGGCTATTCGAGAAGGGCATCATTTGAGTCATATTCGCGGTCGTGGTATGGAATTTGACGATGTACGTGAGTACCAGCCTGGAGACGATATACGTCATTTAGACTGGCGCTTGATGGCGAGGACCGGAGAAGCACATACCAAGTTATATCGCGAAGAGCGCGAAAGGCCTGTATTTGTGCTCGTTGATCTGCGTTCGCCCATGTATTTTGCTACGCAAGGCCATTTTAAATCGGTCTTAGCTTGTTATGCAGCAACCATGGTCATGTGGACAACTTTGGCCAATGGTGATCGCATTGGTGGCCAACTATTAGGGACAGAACAAAGCACCATCTTTAAGCCTAGTAACAATAGGCAACAAGTGATGCGAATGGTGTCGGCGTTGGCAGAAGCGAGTAGTCAACGTCCCACCTCACACTCATTGACTTCCCTTTCAAGCGCACTGGCTCAGGCAGAAAGTTACTTACCAAGCGGAACTTTAGTTTACTTATTTAGTGACTTTCATGATGTAGATGAAGCGGCGCAACAGCATTTAATGCGTCTAGCTCAGCGGTGTGAGTTAAAGTTAGTTCTCATTTCAGATCCGTTAGAGCAGCGTTTACCTGAAGGTAAGCCCTACCGCTTCTTGGGTGAAGGCCAAGAGATAACAGTTAATCCTAATGCAAAACAACAAGCCCGTTACGTGAATCAGTTTGAAGAGCGGGTACAGCGTTTAGATTATGTGCACCATTTACGAGGGGTTGAATTTGCGCATTGGCAAACGCATCAACATCCTTTGTTTGCCTCGCCTACAGCAAAAGAGGGGCGATAA
- the fghA gene encoding S-formylglutathione hydrolase, whose translation MTIENLSCNKSFGGWHKQYSHQSAVLNCTMRFAIYLPPQASTVHRVPVIYWLSGLTCTDENFMQKAGAQRIAAELGVVIVAPDTSPRGEAVADDDGYDLGKGAGFYVNATEQPWQRHYQMYDYIVDELPALIEAHFPVTDQRAIAGHSMGGHGALTIALRNPQRYTSVSAFSPITNPVDCPWGQKAFAAYLGKNQEAWREYDASELMRKATEHVPALVDQGEADDFLESQLKPEALVRSAHESGYPLQLRRHEGYDHSYYFIASFIEEHVRFHAKYFA comes from the coding sequence ATGACAATTGAAAATCTAAGCTGTAATAAAAGCTTTGGTGGTTGGCATAAGCAATATTCGCATCAATCAGCCGTACTCAACTGTACAATGCGTTTTGCTATATATTTGCCACCTCAAGCAAGTACAGTACATCGAGTACCGGTCATTTATTGGCTTTCGGGCCTAACTTGTACTGATGAAAACTTCATGCAAAAGGCTGGAGCTCAGCGTATCGCTGCTGAGTTAGGCGTGGTTATCGTCGCACCAGATACTAGCCCCCGAGGAGAGGCGGTCGCCGATGATGACGGGTATGACCTAGGTAAAGGAGCGGGCTTTTATGTGAATGCAACTGAACAACCTTGGCAGCGACACTATCAGATGTATGACTACATTGTTGATGAACTCCCTGCGTTAATAGAAGCACACTTTCCTGTGACTGATCAGCGTGCAATTGCTGGGCATTCAATGGGAGGCCACGGCGCTTTAACCATAGCGCTGCGTAATCCGCAACGCTATACGTCAGTGTCGGCATTTAGCCCGATCACTAATCCTGTTGATTGCCCTTGGGGGCAGAAAGCATTTGCTGCCTATCTTGGAAAAAACCAAGAGGCTTGGCGTGAGTATGATGCTAGTGAATTGATGCGCAAGGCAACCGAGCATGTACCAGCGCTTGTTGATCAAGGCGAGGCAGATGACTTTTTAGAAAGTCAGCTTAAACCGGAAGCCCTAGTCAGGTCGGCACATGAAAGCGGTTATCCGTTACAATTGCGCCGTCATGAAGGCTATGATCATAGCTATTATTTTATTGCGAGCTTTATTGAAGAGCATGTTCGTTTTCATGCTAAATACTTTGCATAG
- a CDS encoding AAA family ATPase, which produces MTADVGPLGSPQDRLVSLFEALKTKVIGQESLIEHLLIGLLTDGHVLLEGPPGLAKTRTIHALSDLLEGDFKRAQFTPDLLPSDITGTEIFNTQRGEFEFRQGPLFCNMLLADEINRAPAKVQSALLEAMAEHQVTVAGKTYPLARSFMVMATQNPLEQEGTYPLPEAQLDRFMLHIRVDYPAFDDEKAILRLVRNEHVEQATSEPFTPVDEATMMAAKQGVMSVYLSEGLENYLIELVMATRSPELYGDDLKDTLTFGASPRATIALDRAVRAKAWLNGRDFVTPDDIQEMAPSVLRHRIGISYIAEANGLDKDQLIAQLIERVVVP; this is translated from the coding sequence ATGACAGCAGATGTCGGACCCCTTGGTTCACCTCAGGATCGGCTTGTATCACTATTTGAGGCATTAAAAACTAAGGTTATCGGTCAAGAGAGTTTAATTGAGCATTTGTTGATTGGTTTATTAACCGATGGGCATGTCCTGTTAGAAGGTCCACCAGGCCTGGCAAAAACTCGAACAATACATGCATTAAGTGATTTATTAGAAGGTGATTTTAAGCGCGCACAATTTACACCCGATTTGTTGCCGAGTGACATCACCGGAACTGAAATTTTTAATACGCAACGTGGTGAATTTGAATTTCGCCAAGGCCCGTTGTTTTGCAATATGCTGCTTGCAGATGAGATCAACCGAGCTCCTGCCAAAGTGCAGTCGGCATTGCTCGAAGCCATGGCCGAACACCAAGTAACCGTGGCAGGTAAAACTTACCCGTTAGCACGATCCTTCATGGTAATGGCGACACAAAATCCGTTAGAGCAAGAGGGTACTTATCCGCTACCCGAAGCACAGCTCGATCGCTTTATGTTACACATTCGTGTCGATTACCCTGCGTTTGATGATGAAAAAGCCATTTTGCGATTAGTACGCAATGAGCATGTAGAGCAAGCCACCAGTGAGCCTTTTACTCCTGTTGATGAAGCCACGATGATGGCGGCTAAGCAGGGAGTTATGTCGGTATATTTGTCGGAAGGGCTAGAGAACTATCTAATAGAGTTAGTCATGGCGACACGTTCCCCTGAGCTATATGGCGATGATTTAAAAGATACCCTAACCTTTGGTGCCAGTCCGCGTGCGACCATCGCACTCGATAGGGCGGTCCGTGCCAAAGCGTGGCTCAATGGTCGAGACTTTGTAACGCCAGATGATATTCAAGAAATGGCGCCCAGCGTGCTACGTCATCGTATTGGTATTAGTTATATTGCCGAGGCCAATGGCTTAGATAAAGATCAATTAATTGCTCAACTCATCGAGCGAGTCGTCGTTCCTTAA
- a CDS encoding DUF4381 domain-containing protein produces the protein MDTSQLQLRNIHLPEPISWWPLAYGWWLLLLLIIITVGLGVWRFRHYRTSPRRYALRVLAQIDRRYQTSKQTPLDQQQAVVECNVLLKRTALSLYPQADIARLSGEDWIQFLKQHSKNAKDETVQPLVLGPYQALDSFNADIPSLITFCRQWIRQAKVKANDGVWK, from the coding sequence ATGGATACTAGTCAGCTTCAGTTGCGCAACATACATCTTCCTGAGCCAATTAGCTGGTGGCCATTAGCCTACGGCTGGTGGCTATTGTTGTTGCTCATCATTATTACTGTGGGGTTGGGAGTTTGGCGGTTCCGTCATTACCGAACTAGCCCAAGGCGCTATGCGTTGCGTGTATTAGCGCAAATAGACCGTCGCTATCAGACCAGCAAGCAAACCCCCTTGGATCAACAACAAGCCGTAGTCGAGTGCAATGTGTTGCTCAAACGAACAGCGCTTTCTTTGTACCCACAGGCTGATATAGCCCGTCTATCGGGAGAAGATTGGATACAGTTCTTAAAGCAGCACAGTAAAAATGCAAAGGATGAAACAGTTCAACCGCTCGTCTTAGGGCCTTATCAGGCGCTTGATTCATTTAACGCGGATATCCCAAGCTTAATAACGTTTTGTCGTCAGTGGATACGTCAAGCCAAGGTAAAAGCTAATGATGGTGTTTGGAAATAG
- a CDS encoding alanine/glycine:cation symporter family protein: protein MDFIINTLNTLFWGYILIYGLLAVGLFFTVRLAFIQFRHLPEFIRTILQPSSSDRGGISPFQALCTSLASRVGTGNLAGVAVAIALGGPGAIFWMWIVALVGMATAYAESTLAQLFKTRDEDGQLRGGPAFYIAKGLNAPWAGSLFSVALIIAFGLVFNAVQANSIAGAMEGAFGAPKMGVGIVVALLAGVVIFGGIQKVAKVSAVIVPIMAGLYLLLAIYVVIMNITEVPGVLALIVKSAFGFEEAVGGVAGAMLNGIKRGLFSNEAGMGSAPNIAAVAVPNPHHPSSQGMVQGLGVFIDTIVICTATAVMILLSGVMEGGTELSGVPLTQAALGEHIGAAGIYFIAIAIFFFAFTSIIGNYTYAENAMVFLKGGHVGIAALRICALLMVVWGAYESVATVFNFADAAMGLMATINLIAICLLSGLVVKLTKDYFEQRKSSSSPVFDSNDYPEMKGKIDESIWDEHKPK from the coding sequence ATGGACTTTATAATTAACACTCTCAATACGCTCTTTTGGGGCTATATTCTAATTTATGGTTTACTCGCCGTGGGTCTCTTTTTCACCGTCAGGCTTGCCTTTATTCAATTCCGCCACTTACCCGAATTTATTCGCACCATACTTCAACCCTCCAGTAGTGATAGAGGCGGCATATCTCCGTTTCAGGCACTTTGTACTAGTTTAGCCTCGCGCGTAGGCACAGGTAATTTAGCAGGCGTTGCAGTCGCCATCGCTCTGGGTGGGCCTGGTGCTATTTTTTGGATGTGGATAGTCGCCTTAGTCGGAATGGCCACCGCTTATGCCGAAAGTACCTTGGCGCAGTTATTTAAAACCCGAGATGAGGATGGTCAGCTTCGCGGCGGGCCAGCCTTCTATATTGCTAAAGGTCTTAACGCACCCTGGGCAGGGTCTTTGTTCTCTGTTGCTCTCATTATTGCCTTCGGTTTAGTGTTCAACGCCGTCCAAGCTAACTCGATTGCGGGTGCTATGGAAGGGGCTTTTGGTGCGCCTAAAATGGGTGTGGGCATTGTCGTTGCACTATTAGCGGGCGTCGTTATCTTTGGCGGAATCCAAAAAGTTGCCAAAGTATCAGCGGTTATCGTCCCCATCATGGCTGGCCTTTATCTGCTGCTCGCCATCTATGTGGTTATTATGAATATTACAGAAGTACCCGGTGTTCTTGCTTTAATCGTAAAAAGCGCCTTTGGCTTTGAAGAAGCTGTCGGCGGCGTGGCCGGGGCTATGTTAAACGGCATTAAACGTGGTTTGTTCTCCAACGAAGCCGGTATGGGTTCTGCACCGAACATTGCAGCCGTTGCCGTACCAAACCCACACCACCCATCATCACAAGGCATGGTACAAGGGCTAGGTGTATTCATTGATACCATCGTTATTTGTACAGCAACCGCTGTAATGATTTTACTATCAGGTGTCATGGAGGGCGGCACAGAGTTATCCGGTGTACCCTTAACGCAAGCGGCATTGGGTGAACATATAGGAGCGGCCGGTATTTATTTTATAGCCATTGCCATCTTCTTCTTTGCCTTTACCTCAATAATCGGTAATTACACCTATGCCGAAAATGCGATGGTGTTTTTAAAAGGGGGTCACGTAGGCATAGCCGCATTGAGGATCTGTGCATTACTTATGGTTGTCTGGGGCGCTTATGAAAGCGTTGCCACTGTATTTAATTTTGCGGATGCCGCGATGGGCTTAATGGCGACTATTAACCTAATCGCTATCTGCTTACTGTCTGGGTTAGTGGTTAAACTCACCAAGGACTACTTCGAACAGCGTAAAAGCAGTAGCTCACCTGTCTTCGATTCTAATGACTATCCTGAAATGAAAGGCAAGATAGATGAAAGCATTTGGGATGAGCATAAACCTAAATAA
- a CDS encoding vWA domain-containing protein: protein MFEFAWPWLFVLVPLPWVIRQLLSPLNSDRQRGMKVPFIRAIGHAVEGVSSSAYQSRRLGLILLAYLAWFLLLAAAARPQWLGEPVPQQLEGRDMMLAIDLSESMQEQDFQLGGQLINRLVATKVVAGDFVERREGDRVGLILFGEQAYLQAPLTRDLKTVKQLLNEAQIGLAGQRTAIGDAIGLAVKRFKEGKSQQRVLVLLTDGTTTAGVLSPNKAAELAAAEDVTVYTIGIGRDSSQVDLLRRFLGRGGSPEIDEAALKNIAEKTGGRYFRATDLQQLSEIYAELDKLEPVDQGSDYYRPIISLYQWPLLGGILALCLVSILQRRKA from the coding sequence ATGTTTGAGTTTGCTTGGCCGTGGTTGTTTGTGCTCGTGCCTTTGCCTTGGGTGATAAGGCAGCTTTTAAGCCCGCTTAACTCTGATAGGCAAAGAGGCATGAAAGTGCCTTTTATTCGCGCGATTGGTCATGCAGTAGAGGGTGTATCTAGCAGTGCTTATCAAAGCCGTCGTTTGGGCCTCATTTTATTAGCGTATCTTGCCTGGTTTTTACTCTTAGCGGCGGCAGCGCGTCCTCAATGGTTAGGAGAGCCCGTACCTCAACAACTAGAGGGGCGCGATATGATGCTCGCCATAGATTTATCCGAGAGTATGCAAGAGCAAGACTTTCAATTAGGCGGGCAATTAATCAACCGGTTGGTTGCAACTAAAGTGGTAGCAGGCGATTTTGTTGAACGACGTGAAGGGGATCGAGTCGGTTTGATTCTATTTGGCGAGCAAGCATATCTTCAAGCACCGTTAACACGTGATTTAAAAACAGTTAAACAATTGTTAAATGAAGCGCAAATCGGCTTAGCAGGACAACGAACTGCAATTGGTGATGCGATCGGGTTAGCGGTGAAGCGTTTTAAAGAAGGCAAGAGCCAGCAGCGAGTGTTGGTGTTGTTAACCGACGGAACGACAACAGCCGGCGTGCTATCGCCTAATAAAGCGGCAGAATTGGCTGCTGCCGAAGATGTGACTGTTTATACCATTGGTATTGGCCGAGACAGCAGCCAAGTAGATTTATTAAGGCGGTTCTTAGGGCGGGGAGGCTCCCCTGAAATTGATGAGGCGGCGCTTAAAAATATTGCTGAAAAAACTGGCGGTCGATACTTCCGCGCTACGGATCTGCAGCAATTATCTGAGATATATGCCGAGCTAGATAAGTTAGAGCCTGTGGATCAAGGCTCAGATTATTATCGCCCCATTATTTCTTTATACCAGTGGCCGTTATTAGGCGGCATTTTGGCTTTGTGTTTGGTTAGCATATTACAAAGACGCAAGGCTTAG